In a genomic window of Rubripirellula tenax:
- a CDS encoding glycoside hydrolase family 88 protein, with protein sequence MKLNPAIKPSDLKPSLERFWKVSAQKIELINSEYDTSQGSPVFTVEGKYVTRGWTEWTQGFQYGSEILQFDATGDKKFLEMGKRNTVEKMAPHITHFGVHDHGFNNVSTYGNLLRLMNEGRIPEDEWERNFYVMALQASSAVQAKRWTSLPGGGYIHSFNGPHSLFADTMRSLRILAVGHQLGHSLMGENDKKTSLLERLVQHAKTTADYAVFYGEGRDFYDVWGRTAHESIFNVNDGNYRCPNTLQGFSPFTTWTRGLSWVMTGAPEQLEFLKTVDDAELEPLGGREVIEGFFLKMAKATCDFFIDNTATDGIPYWDTGALDMHKLGPDVYQRESEPFNDAEPVDSSAAAIGAQGLLRLGRYLNDSKYTTAGLTVMQTLLSDKYLSLDPSHQGLILHSIYHRPNGWDHIPEGQTVPCGESSMWGDYHARETALYVQRLANDEPYYKFYL encoded by the coding sequence ATGAAACTCAACCCTGCCATCAAGCCTAGTGATCTGAAGCCGAGCCTCGAACGGTTCTGGAAGGTCTCTGCCCAGAAAATTGAGCTGATCAACAGCGAGTACGACACATCGCAGGGATCGCCGGTCTTCACGGTCGAGGGCAAATACGTCACTCGTGGCTGGACCGAATGGACACAGGGCTTTCAATACGGGTCCGAGATCCTGCAATTCGATGCGACCGGCGATAAAAAATTCCTTGAAATGGGGAAACGAAACACCGTCGAAAAGATGGCACCGCACATCACTCACTTCGGCGTGCATGACCACGGATTCAACAACGTTAGCACTTACGGCAACCTGCTGCGATTGATGAACGAAGGGCGGATTCCCGAAGACGAATGGGAACGAAATTTCTATGTGATGGCGTTGCAGGCCTCTAGCGCCGTGCAAGCCAAACGTTGGACTTCGCTGCCCGGTGGCGGATACATCCACTCCTTCAACGGTCCGCACTCGCTGTTCGCCGACACGATGCGTTCGCTGCGCATCCTGGCGGTCGGGCACCAATTGGGGCATTCGCTGATGGGTGAGAACGACAAGAAGACCAGCCTGCTTGAGCGACTGGTCCAACATGCCAAAACGACGGCCGACTATGCGGTTTTCTATGGCGAGGGCCGCGACTTCTATGACGTCTGGGGCCGCACGGCTCACGAAAGCATCTTTAACGTCAACGACGGGAACTATCGCTGTCCCAATACGCTGCAGGGTTTTTCGCCGTTCACGACTTGGACGCGCGGCCTTTCTTGGGTCATGACCGGTGCACCGGAACAGTTGGAGTTTTTAAAAACCGTCGACGATGCCGAGCTTGAACCTCTGGGTGGGCGCGAGGTGATTGAGGGGTTCTTTTTGAAGATGGCCAAAGCAACTTGCGACTTCTTCATTGACAACACCGCAACCGACGGCATCCCTTACTGGGACACGGGGGCGTTGGACATGCACAAACTTGGCCCGGACGTTTACCAACGTGAATCCGAGCCGTTCAATGATGCCGAGCCGGTGGATTCATCTGCCGCGGCCATCGGTGCACAGGGCCTGTTGCGACTGGGGCGTTACTTGAACGATTCCAAATACACCACTGCCGGGCTGACCGTGATGCAGACCCTGCTGAGTGATAAGTACCTCAGCCTCGACCCGTCTCATCAAGGTCTGATCCTGCACTCGATCTATCATCGCCCCAACGGTTGGGATCACATCCCAGAAGGCCAGACCGTGCCGTGCGGCGAATCGAGCATGTGGGGCGATTACCACGCACGCGAAACAGCGCTCTATGTCCAGCGACTCGCCAACGACGAGCCGTATTACAAGTTTTATCTGTAA
- a CDS encoding cupin domain-containing protein yields MIIGDLKEISGRTYPARRLTQNLVGGASPVQCENFAMGFVTLEPNGGQVPWHNQDQEEVYFVVSGRTEMCLGEERREMEAGQIVHIPSGVFHQMTNIGDEPATFVYCYGPAGDVAHWKQELAGNLPKAGVDVPKLPEGARPQCTDMPEGGPIII; encoded by the coding sequence ATGATCATTGGCGATCTGAAAGAAATCAGCGGTCGAACTTACCCAGCTCGGCGGCTGACCCAGAACCTTGTCGGCGGCGCATCGCCGGTACAGTGCGAAAACTTTGCGATGGGCTTCGTGACTCTTGAACCCAATGGCGGCCAAGTTCCTTGGCACAACCAGGATCAGGAAGAGGTCTACTTTGTCGTTTCGGGAAGAACCGAAATGTGTTTGGGCGAGGAACGTCGCGAGATGGAAGCGGGACAAATTGTTCACATCCCGTCGGGTGTTTTTCACCAGATGACCAACATCGGCGATGAACCAGCAACTTTCGTTTACTGCTACGGTCCGGCGGGCGACGTCGCTCACTGGAAACAGGAATTGGCCGGAAACCTTCCGAAAGCCGGCGTCGATGTTCCCAAGCTGCCCGAGGGTGCGCGTCCGCAGTGTACCGACATGCCCGAAGGCGGACCCATCATCATTTGA
- a CDS encoding Gfo/Idh/MocA family protein, translated as METKRIGIIMNGVTGRMGTNQHLARSITAIIKQDGIKVSNDLTIMPDPILTGRRDHALKSLAEKYGKEARGEAYKYTTDLQGALDGKFGDYEIFFDASGTLQRAGFIEMAVKAGKAIYCEKPTAVETKEAVRLAKLVEKAGLKNGVVQDKLWLPGFRKIKMLKELGFFGKILSVKGDFGYWVFSGMDYDQPTQRPSWNYRAEDGGGMMIDMFCHWRYVIDHVFGPVKSLVAYGSIDLDERRAEDGTTFKCTADDSAYAMFVLEDGTMVQFNSSWCTRVRRDDLLTVHVDGIKGSAVAGLREVKTQSAANTPKPIWNPDIPQPIDLLAGWEDVPNNIEYDNAFKIQWEMFIRHVVLGESWTYSLMEGAKGVQLAELGMQSWKERKWIDVPELV; from the coding sequence GTGGAAACGAAACGAATCGGAATCATCATGAATGGTGTGACCGGACGCATGGGCACAAACCAGCACCTCGCCCGTTCCATCACCGCCATCATCAAACAGGACGGCATCAAGGTCAGCAACGACTTGACCATCATGCCCGACCCGATTTTGACCGGGCGTCGTGACCACGCGTTGAAGTCCTTGGCCGAAAAGTACGGCAAGGAAGCTCGCGGCGAGGCCTATAAGTACACCACCGATTTACAGGGCGCGCTTGATGGCAAGTTTGGCGACTACGAAATCTTCTTTGACGCATCCGGGACGCTGCAGCGCGCCGGTTTCATCGAAATGGCGGTAAAGGCGGGCAAGGCGATCTACTGTGAAAAGCCGACCGCCGTTGAAACCAAGGAAGCCGTTCGTCTGGCCAAATTGGTTGAGAAGGCGGGGCTGAAAAACGGCGTCGTTCAAGACAAGTTGTGGCTACCCGGATTCCGCAAAATCAAGATGCTGAAGGAACTCGGTTTCTTCGGGAAAATTCTGTCCGTCAAAGGCGACTTTGGCTATTGGGTTTTCAGCGGTATGGATTACGACCAGCCGACGCAGCGTCCATCGTGGAACTACCGCGCCGAAGACGGCGGCGGCATGATGATCGACATGTTCTGTCACTGGCGATACGTCATCGACCATGTGTTCGGACCGGTGAAGAGTCTGGTGGCCTACGGCTCGATCGACCTAGACGAGCGCCGCGCCGAAGACGGCACAACATTCAAGTGCACCGCCGACGACTCTGCTTATGCGATGTTCGTGCTCGAAGACGGAACAATGGTCCAGTTCAACAGTTCGTGGTGCACGCGCGTCCGCCGCGACGACCTGCTGACCGTTCACGTTGACGGGATCAAGGGTTCGGCCGTTGCCGGTCTGCGCGAGGTGAAGACTCAATCGGCGGCCAACACGCCCAAACCGATCTGGAACCCTGACATCCCACAGCCGATCGATCTGTTGGCCGGCTGGGAAGATGTGCCGAACAATATCGAGTACGACAACGCCTTCAAGATCCAGTGGGAAATGTTCATCCGTCACGTCGTCCTCGGCGAATCATGGACCTACTCGCTGATGGAAGGCGCCAAGGGCGTTCAGTTGGCCGAGCTAGGTATGCAGAGCTGGAAAGAACGCAAATGGATCGACGTTCCTGAACTCGTGTAA
- a CDS encoding 3-ketoacyl-ACP reductase, whose product MNKKVALVTGGGRGIGFGICEKLAADGFNLVLSGRSDASKVADAVEKLEGLGAEVLYCAGDVASAEDRAAMLAEVKERFGRLDVLVNNAGVAPRVRADILEATEDSFEWIMRINLQGPYFLSQACANWMIQQKRADDSFTGCIINVGSISATVVSPNRGDYCISKAGLGMMNSLFAARLGEFAIPVYEIRPGLIKTDMTAGVTEKYDNLIYNTERLVEKRWGMPEDIGKLAAAMARGDMPYASGQVIYVDGGLTMNRL is encoded by the coding sequence GTGAACAAGAAAGTAGCACTCGTGACCGGCGGCGGCCGGGGCATTGGTTTTGGGATTTGCGAAAAACTAGCCGCGGACGGCTTCAACTTGGTTCTGAGCGGACGCTCGGATGCGTCGAAAGTCGCGGACGCTGTCGAGAAGCTCGAAGGTCTGGGAGCGGAGGTGCTTTATTGTGCTGGCGATGTGGCATCGGCCGAAGACCGTGCGGCCATGCTGGCGGAAGTCAAAGAGCGATTCGGGCGGCTGGATGTATTGGTAAATAACGCCGGGGTTGCGCCGAGAGTTCGAGCGGACATCCTAGAAGCGACCGAAGACAGCTTTGAGTGGATCATGAGGATCAATTTGCAGGGGCCGTACTTCTTATCGCAGGCCTGCGCCAACTGGATGATCCAACAGAAGCGTGCCGACGATTCTTTCACGGGCTGCATTATCAATGTCGGTTCCATTTCCGCGACAGTCGTTTCACCGAACCGCGGTGACTACTGCATTTCAAAAGCGGGCTTAGGCATGATGAACTCGCTGTTTGCCGCTCGCTTGGGCGAGTTTGCCATTCCGGTCTATGAGATTCGTCCGGGGCTGATCAAAACCGATATGACGGCGGGCGTGACGGAAAAGTACGACAATCTGATCTACAACACCGAACGGCTGGTCGAGAAACGTTGGGGAATGCCCGAAGACATCGGCAAGCTAGCCGCCGCGATGGCGCGCGGCGACATGCCGTACGCATCCGGACAAGTGATTTATGTGGATGGCGGACTGACGATGAACCGGCTGTAA
- a CDS encoding alpha/beta hydrolase, which yields MITRSTIALCILFSWILQVSNLAAQSASTTAQGLGGTVFLHETFDSYAAGSVPQTPTLRRAELVNVVEGQGQVGSGNVAHFDDSDTKLSGAMEYNVGASGPGRLYLEFDALNHAPLKGDGSSSMIFGVGTWDTGKGLVLHAKSTRAFGFEMYQQKYLKLRVGDKTTASMHYDPATGLNVKIWVNDNDTNTLSYKRPDTGDTSLLDPDSVVVWVNNSLIDELPPSGCPMNREITKGDTAVGRVGFSSASTKVSDFLIDNLHMEDPLGQSQVAAPKPKAVSEAEEVTPASMPGAETKAYREGDNAMNLFVFKPDGWQADDKRSAFIYFFGGGWTSGTPLRSASVAAWAAENGMVGIAPDYRTKNRFGTSPLASVADGRAAFAWAVEHADELGIDPTRIAVGGTSAGGHVAMWTAIDKSPPGSEPATQSNVKPAAVFLSSAVTDTSPDTGYTPSRFGDDAISLSPVHQLSEKMPPVVMFHAANDKLVQYSTAVTLYHKLTSTGNACELITVPQGGHGFSSEFPDWKMKVREKMIEQFKREGLLPAVR from the coding sequence ATGATCACCCGATCAACCATTGCGTTATGCATTCTGTTTTCATGGATTCTTCAAGTCAGTAACTTGGCCGCTCAATCGGCGTCGACCACGGCACAAGGACTCGGCGGTACGGTCTTCCTGCATGAGACATTCGACAGCTATGCGGCTGGCAGTGTGCCACAGACTCCGACGCTTCGGCGCGCCGAGCTGGTGAATGTCGTCGAAGGGCAAGGGCAAGTTGGATCGGGAAACGTAGCGCACTTTGACGATTCCGACACTAAGCTCAGCGGAGCGATGGAGTACAACGTGGGCGCGTCCGGTCCGGGCAGGCTGTACTTGGAATTTGACGCCCTGAATCATGCGCCGTTGAAGGGCGATGGTTCATCTTCGATGATTTTCGGAGTCGGCACTTGGGACACGGGCAAAGGCCTGGTGCTGCATGCGAAGTCGACGCGGGCCTTCGGGTTCGAAATGTACCAGCAGAAGTACCTGAAGCTGCGAGTTGGCGACAAAACCACTGCATCCATGCACTACGATCCTGCGACCGGGTTGAACGTCAAAATCTGGGTGAACGATAACGACACGAACACGTTGTCGTACAAGCGTCCCGATACCGGCGACACGTCGCTGCTGGATCCGGATTCGGTCGTCGTCTGGGTCAACAATTCGCTGATCGACGAATTGCCGCCCTCCGGATGCCCGATGAATCGAGAGATCACGAAAGGGGACACAGCGGTTGGTCGTGTCGGATTCAGTTCCGCTTCGACCAAGGTGTCCGACTTTTTGATCGACAATTTGCACATGGAGGACCCGTTGGGCCAATCGCAAGTGGCCGCTCCGAAACCGAAAGCTGTTTCCGAGGCGGAAGAGGTTACTCCAGCGAGTATGCCCGGCGCCGAAACCAAGGCGTATCGCGAGGGCGATAACGCGATGAACCTGTTCGTCTTCAAGCCCGACGGATGGCAGGCCGACGACAAGCGTTCTGCGTTCATCTATTTCTTCGGCGGCGGTTGGACCAGCGGTACGCCACTGAGATCTGCCTCCGTAGCTGCCTGGGCCGCGGAAAACGGCATGGTCGGCATCGCGCCTGATTACCGTACCAAGAACCGCTTCGGCACCAGCCCCCTGGCTTCGGTCGCCGACGGCCGCGCCGCATTTGCCTGGGCGGTCGAGCATGCGGACGAACTCGGCATCGACCCGACGCGCATTGCCGTCGGCGGTACGTCCGCTGGCGGGCACGTCGCAATGTGGACTGCCATCGACAAATCACCTCCGGGCTCCGAACCGGCGACGCAGTCGAATGTAAAACCTGCCGCCGTATTCCTCAGTTCGGCCGTCACCGACACATCACCAGACACCGGTTACACTCCGTCGCGGTTCGGCGATGATGCCATCTCGCTTTCTCCGGTGCATCAGCTTTCTGAAAAGATGCCGCCGGTCGTAATGTTTCATGCCGCGAACGATAAACTGGTTCAATACAGCACGGCGGTTACCCTCTATCACAAGTTGACTTCAACCGGCAATGCGTGCGAACTGATTACCGTTCCACAGGGCGGACACGGGTTTTCCAGTGAATTTCCTGACTGGAAAATGAAGGTCCGCGAGAAGATGATCGAACAATTCAAGCGAGAAGGACTGCTTCCTGCAGTCCGCTGA
- a CDS encoding glycoside hydrolase yields the protein MTVRRIAFLVLLHALVINESREASAQNISVDTSARNHRFEAWGTSLAWMGNEIGGQSNAQGREDLMDILFDQNNGLGLNFVRYNIGAGSNPDTSVQNITRPGAKMEGWVPDAPTSVSNTNTWDWNWNADATQRSVLDMAIARGVTQVEAFANSAPWWMTNSLSSSGSSTDSNNLSTANQGVFAHYMLEVADHFEQNLGIQFNTITPVNEPGSGFWTGGSGQEGMNITSIRQRSLITTFGEALDARNSRMHLVGPEETSTDQSGDTWLVYSDTTKSHIDQVNTHTYPFNGGSTASDSQRLFDMVSADGKKIYATEYGTGQGAVRLATQINLDIRHLDAAGWTYWQAVEDNNGSGWGLAIQNFNGTNPRFDVQDQYFGLKQFSAHIRPGAEILELEGQDNITAAYDPRTGTTALVVTNDGADGTSQNYSFDLQDRQVVSTRLIRTTDENNASLTNAYQSLGPATVIGGNNVSFDAEGNAITTLVIHHRPNLIDNPNFDISGFRHGSSEITRWNSEGSAVFDSGRDNSGDGTGSGLLLSNEAGNTGKIFQTGIGDTDTDLTGIGYQLSLDVQFRNQGGNNYDADTFLALEFYGADDATLASVALDAYETEIDPAFAVKAAGSESSVIGSDPNDSVYRTYVSGRFVAPAGTRYVRPVIRYDGVQNGSNSPVYLDNVRLQEVHPEAAAREWNAEGGGNWNDNTSWLNHSLVENNRHAYFGNAIEQDSNITIDSTQAVTGLTFFSEHQYNLVGAGTLEVGDPSSVADALIDVRVGSHLVSVNTELMDDAVLQVLPGAKIGFESGFDLDGHHLMKLGAGDVEFNSGFRMNGGLLSAYAASNASIFFGSDALLDGDYELLIAPGQMLRIGDSFELAAYSTLNDSFDDLFLPTLSEGLAWDVNYGTSRLTAGVIAVPEPTSVLLLTAGAFAFYYRNRKRTVSNPQPKS from the coding sequence ATGACAGTCCGTCGCATCGCATTTCTGGTTTTACTGCATGCTCTCGTGATCAACGAATCTCGCGAGGCCTCGGCTCAGAACATCAGTGTCGACACGAGCGCGCGCAACCACCGGTTCGAAGCATGGGGAACATCGCTCGCCTGGATGGGTAACGAGATCGGTGGTCAGTCCAACGCCCAGGGCCGCGAAGACCTGATGGATATCCTGTTCGACCAAAACAACGGTCTGGGGCTGAACTTTGTTCGCTACAACATCGGTGCCGGGTCGAATCCAGATACTTCCGTACAGAACATCACGCGGCCGGGTGCGAAGATGGAGGGTTGGGTTCCGGACGCACCGACGAGTGTTTCCAATACCAACACGTGGGATTGGAATTGGAACGCCGACGCGACGCAGCGGTCGGTGCTGGATATGGCCATTGCTCGGGGTGTCACTCAAGTCGAAGCCTTCGCGAACTCCGCACCCTGGTGGATGACCAACTCGCTCAGCTCATCGGGTTCATCAACCGACAGCAACAATCTTTCGACCGCCAACCAGGGCGTTTTTGCCCACTACATGCTCGAAGTGGCCGACCACTTTGAACAGAATCTCGGCATCCAGTTCAACACCATCACTCCCGTGAATGAACCGGGCTCGGGTTTTTGGACGGGCGGCAGCGGCCAGGAGGGCATGAACATTACCTCGATCCGACAGCGCAGCCTGATCACGACGTTTGGTGAGGCATTGGATGCCCGCAACTCGCGAATGCACCTTGTCGGCCCCGAAGAAACATCGACGGACCAGAGCGGCGACACTTGGCTGGTTTACAGCGACACCACCAAGTCACATATCGATCAGGTCAACACGCACACCTATCCCTTCAACGGCGGCAGCACCGCCTCGGATTCGCAGCGTCTCTTTGACATGGTCAGTGCCGATGGCAAAAAGATCTACGCGACGGAATATGGGACGGGGCAAGGAGCGGTCCGGCTAGCAACTCAGATCAACCTAGACATCCGCCACCTCGACGCGGCCGGTTGGACTTACTGGCAAGCGGTTGAAGACAACAACGGCAGCGGCTGGGGCTTGGCGATCCAAAACTTTAACGGGACGAATCCGCGTTTCGACGTTCAGGACCAGTATTTTGGGTTGAAGCAGTTCTCGGCGCACATCCGGCCGGGAGCGGAAATCCTTGAACTCGAAGGTCAAGACAACATCACCGCAGCCTACGACCCACGGACCGGCACCACCGCATTGGTGGTCACCAACGACGGGGCCGACGGCACTTCGCAGAACTACAGCTTCGACCTGCAGGACCGCCAAGTGGTGTCCACTCGTCTGATCCGTACAACCGACGAAAACAACGCCAGCTTGACCAACGCATACCAGTCGCTGGGGCCGGCAACGGTCATCGGCGGCAACAACGTCAGCTTTGACGCCGAGGGTAATGCCATCACCACGCTGGTCATCCACCACCGACCCAACCTGATCGACAACCCCAATTTTGACATCAGTGGCTTCCGCCATGGTTCTTCGGAGATCACTCGCTGGAACTCTGAAGGTTCCGCGGTGTTCGATAGTGGGCGTGACAACAGCGGCGACGGAACCGGATCGGGGCTGTTGCTTAGCAACGAGGCCGGCAACACCGGAAAGATCTTTCAAACCGGCATCGGCGACACCGACACTGATTTGACGGGCATCGGTTACCAGTTGTCGTTGGATGTGCAGTTCCGAAACCAGGGTGGTAACAATTACGACGCGGACACGTTTTTGGCGTTGGAGTTTTACGGAGCCGATGACGCGACACTTGCGTCGGTTGCACTGGATGCTTACGAGACAGAAATCGACCCGGCGTTCGCCGTGAAAGCCGCCGGTAGCGAAAGCAGTGTCATCGGGAGTGACCCCAACGACAGCGTCTATCGCACCTACGTCAGCGGGCGTTTCGTGGCCCCTGCGGGCACGCGATATGTGCGGCCAGTCATTCGCTATGACGGCGTTCAAAACGGCAGCAACAGTCCGGTGTATCTGGATAACGTCCGTTTGCAGGAGGTTCACCCCGAAGCGGCGGCTCGCGAATGGAATGCAGAAGGCGGTGGCAACTGGAACGACAACACCAGTTGGCTCAATCACTCGCTGGTCGAAAACAATCGACACGCTTACTTCGGAAACGCGATCGAGCAAGACAGCAACATCACGATCGATAGCACGCAAGCGGTCACTGGATTAACGTTCTTCAGCGAGCATCAGTACAACCTGGTGGGCGCCGGTACGTTGGAAGTGGGGGATCCAAGTTCTGTGGCAGACGCTTTGATCGATGTGCGTGTGGGCAGCCACCTTGTTTCGGTAAATACCGAGTTGATGGATGATGCTGTCTTGCAGGTTCTTCCCGGCGCGAAAATTGGATTCGAATCAGGCTTCGACCTGGATGGGCATCACCTGATGAAGCTGGGCGCTGGCGATGTCGAATTCAACTCGGGATTCAGGATGAATGGCGGCCTGTTGTCTGCGTATGCGGCTTCGAATGCCAGTATTTTCTTTGGCTCCGATGCGCTCCTCGACGGTGACTACGAGTTGCTGATCGCGCCCGGCCAAATGCTACGTATCGGCGACAGCTTTGAACTGGCAGCGTATTCAACTCTGAACGATTCGTTTGACGATCTGTTTCTTCCTACGCTCTCGGAAGGCCTCGCTTGGGACGTGAATTACGGAACCAGCCGACTGACCGCGGGAGTGATCGCGGTACCCGAACCGACATCCGTATTACTGCTCACAGCCGGTGCGTTTGCTTTTTATTATCGGAATCGCAAGCGAACGGTATCGAATCCGCAACCAAAGTCCTGA
- a CDS encoding tetratricopeptide repeat protein: MTRTKLSDLNAAAFLRAASVAVMLMGICCCSDPGWCDVVTEIESGGSLGATPDTPDSTLAELLRQASQSIAAGNVDAAIEQLKPLATNPEVSDVDVVMADMFFAAGRQREGLQWLEQATARNPKRMAIYLSFCEIAVRQKRWFDGWNLSQTGSRIKAPEHWSDALTRRVKRRLTFLLAVCNEGRSDWSGARGAYESLVADIGNDSDSSRREVLVGLARACVQLGDGEAAFAALAILHEHDPRLSPPRQLLAQMYAQNGMIDQADQTYQLNLSEVGVDADANAKLAYASFLLYNNEPQKAEPLLAESDSTDQQNDRIILQAVLARMQGRREDARLLFSKIHRDHPESIDAANHLAAILVEEENEAMRARALQIAESTVRNAPKSADGWATLGWVQLRLGDTVTAETSLLQSLKLGKPSRDTLYFLGKLKRATGNPKDAEMFEQMFAASNGPNLFSAGE; the protein is encoded by the coding sequence ATGACTAGGACGAAATTGAGCGACCTCAATGCAGCGGCGTTTCTAAGAGCGGCTTCCGTTGCCGTCATGCTGATGGGGATTTGTTGTTGCAGTGATCCCGGTTGGTGCGACGTCGTTACGGAAATCGAATCCGGCGGGTCTCTTGGCGCGACTCCCGACACGCCCGATTCGACGCTGGCCGAACTGCTAAGACAGGCATCACAATCGATCGCCGCGGGCAACGTTGACGCCGCAATCGAACAATTAAAACCTCTGGCAACCAATCCGGAAGTTTCCGACGTCGACGTTGTCATGGCGGATATGTTTTTCGCGGCGGGGCGTCAACGCGAGGGACTGCAATGGCTTGAACAGGCAACTGCACGGAACCCAAAGCGGATGGCCATCTATCTTTCATTTTGTGAAATCGCCGTTCGTCAAAAACGGTGGTTCGATGGTTGGAATCTGTCGCAAACGGGCTCGCGCATCAAGGCGCCTGAACACTGGTCCGACGCTTTGACGCGTCGAGTCAAACGTCGATTGACGTTTCTGTTGGCCGTTTGCAACGAAGGGCGATCGGACTGGAGCGGCGCTCGCGGTGCATATGAATCGTTGGTCGCCGACATTGGCAACGACAGTGATTCGTCGCGCCGGGAGGTTTTGGTCGGATTGGCCCGTGCTTGTGTTCAACTGGGCGACGGGGAAGCCGCCTTCGCCGCGCTGGCGATATTGCACGAGCATGATCCCAGGCTCAGTCCGCCTCGCCAGCTTTTGGCGCAAATGTACGCACAAAATGGCATGATCGATCAAGCCGATCAAACTTATCAACTGAACCTTTCCGAGGTCGGCGTTGATGCAGATGCGAATGCGAAATTGGCGTATGCGAGCTTCCTGCTTTATAACAACGAACCCCAGAAAGCCGAGCCACTTTTGGCGGAATCGGATTCAACCGATCAGCAGAACGATCGAATCATTTTGCAAGCCGTTCTGGCGCGGATGCAGGGTCGCAGGGAAGACGCCCGATTGTTGTTTTCCAAGATCCATCGTGATCACCCCGAGTCGATCGACGCAGCCAATCACTTAGCCGCGATTCTGGTCGAGGAAGAGAACGAAGCCATGCGGGCCCGAGCACTGCAGATCGCCGAAAGTACAGTTCGCAATGCTCCGAAATCGGCTGACGGATGGGCGACGCTCGGATGGGTCCAGCTAAGGCTTGGCGACACCGTGACGGCCGAAACCAGCCTGTTGCAGTCGCTGAAGTTGGGCAAGCCATCGCGGGACACGCTCTATTTCCTTGGCAAACTCAAACGTGCGACCGGGAACCCGAAGGATGCCGAGATGTTCGAGCAGATGTTCGCGGCATCCAATGGTCCCAACCTGTTCTCCGCTGGCGAGTAG
- a CDS encoding LacI family DNA-binding transcriptional regulator, translated as MAKRISQTQIAKELGVSQSLVSLVLNGRRDGISDESYSKIWRVAVANGYVPRGMQPVHAPEARRSYVGIVLRSGLKLDRPSNTFSHVQQGLFKVLQKSRISTTFLGGERDLDETKLFELLGQRDPLQGIVVFGEVSEPFLRALGALRVTLLSVYASTPGLCHSVAPNEKQSLDQLVEHLVKLGHKRFAWLGGNSQLGRHHARLGALRECLKTHELELDDRFVVSVEKGDRQEGLDCAEQLITRLGDDCSDAPTAWVCHNGLMARGAYQFALQRGIRIPTDVSIVAVDRTRICTEIHPYLTSAGSNPEVIGEEAAKLLCKTDEPGENRIFVDLVIPSEFFAGETSGPVSG; from the coding sequence ATGGCGAAACGTATTTCTCAGACCCAGATTGCGAAGGAATTGGGCGTATCTCAATCCTTGGTGTCGCTGGTTCTAAACGGGCGTCGCGATGGCATTTCCGACGAATCGTATAGCAAGATCTGGCGAGTGGCCGTGGCCAACGGGTACGTGCCGCGCGGAATGCAGCCCGTACACGCGCCGGAGGCACGCCGCAGCTATGTGGGGATCGTGCTTCGCAGCGGCTTGAAACTCGATCGACCCAGCAACACGTTTAGCCACGTACAGCAAGGGCTTTTCAAGGTGCTGCAAAAGTCGCGCATCAGCACCACATTTCTGGGTGGCGAACGAGATCTGGACGAGACAAAGCTGTTCGAACTGCTTGGCCAGCGCGATCCGCTACAAGGGATCGTCGTTTTCGGGGAAGTCAGCGAGCCGTTCCTGCGGGCGCTCGGGGCTCTGCGAGTGACGCTGCTGAGCGTTTATGCCAGCACCCCGGGGCTTTGCCATTCGGTCGCCCCCAATGAAAAGCAGTCGCTCGATCAGTTGGTGGAACATCTGGTAAAATTGGGACACAAACGGTTCGCGTGGTTGGGCGGAAATTCCCAACTCGGACGCCACCATGCACGCCTGGGCGCGTTGCGTGAGTGTTTGAAGACCCACGAATTGGAGTTGGACGACCGTTTCGTCGTCAGCGTTGAAAAGGGAGATCGCCAGGAAGGTCTCGATTGCGCCGAACAGTTGATCACTCGGTTGGGCGACGATTGCTCCGACGCGCCGACCGCATGGGTTTGTCACAACGGGCTGATGGCGCGCGGGGCCTACCAATTCGCGTTGCAACGCGGCATCCGTATTCCGACGGATGTCAGCATCGTGGCGGTGGACCGGACCCGGATCTGTACCGAAATTCATCCGTATCTGACCAGCGCCGGCAGCAATCCGGAGGTGATTGGCGAAGAGGCGGCCAAGCTGCTTTGCAAAACCGACGAACCGGGCGAGAACCGTATTTTCGTCGATCTTGTGATCCCATCGGAGTTTTTTGCTGGCGAAACAAGCGGTCCAGTATCTGGATAG